Proteins from a single region of Bacteroidota bacterium:
- a CDS encoding SCO family protein — translation MKKLNIFQIGTIVTGLIVIVAIGFVYQSTLKVKKEPVLPYYGPEQGDGQPHFVSSFNLLNQDSVMLDQTPYKGKIYVADFFFTTCLGICPIMTEGMIRVHKAYLNNPDVMILSHTVDPEHDTPSVLKRYAENRKIDTKKWNFVTGDKKQIYDLARYSYMVDASEGDAGPNDFVHTENFALVDREGRIRGYYDGTDTAEVSKLIRDINLLLTE, via the coding sequence ATGAAAAAGCTCAACATTTTTCAAATCGGAACCATCGTAACGGGTCTGATTGTGATTGTTGCAATTGGATTTGTTTACCAATCTACACTCAAAGTAAAAAAAGAACCTGTTTTACCTTATTACGGACCGGAACAGGGCGATGGACAGCCACATTTTGTATCCTCTTTTAATTTGTTGAATCAGGATAGTGTAATGTTGGACCAAACACCATACAAAGGCAAGATTTATGTTGCTGATTTCTTTTTCACCACTTGCTTAGGCATTTGCCCAATTATGACTGAAGGTATGATTCGCGTGCACAAAGCTTACCTGAATAACCCTGATGTGATGATTCTTTCCCATACCGTTGACCCGGAACACGACACACCTTCGGTATTGAAACGATATGCTGAAAACAGGAAAATTGATACAAAAAAGTGGAATTTTGTGACAGGTGATAAAAAACAAATTTACGACCTGGCGCGCTACTCCTATATGGTTGACGCTTCAGAAGGTGATGCCGGGCCTAACGACTTTGTCCACACCGAAAATTTCGCACTCGTTGACCGTGAAGGCAGAATTCGCGGGTATTACGACGGAACCGATACAGCAGAAGTTAGCAAGCTGATTCGTGACATCAATTTATTGCTTACCGAATAA
- the msrB gene encoding peptide-methionine (R)-S-oxide reductase MsrB: MKKQITVLSILLIPAIFSCGDAKTTENKHSENTAAASDTTTVNITLESPDYVWDGVKVEKTDAEWKKQLTTMQYYVARQAGTERAFNNAYHDNHEEGTYFCVGCGMPLFDSKHKFDSGTGWPSFYDPIQAKNVAFDVDHEIGYERKEVHCARCGSHLGHVFDDAIDQPTGLRYCINSASLIFKKR, encoded by the coding sequence ATGAAAAAGCAAATTACCGTTTTATCGATATTGCTCATTCCTGCAATTTTTAGTTGCGGAGATGCAAAAACCACTGAAAATAAACACTCAGAAAATACTGCTGCAGCCTCAGACACAACTACTGTAAATATCACACTAGAGTCGCCCGATTATGTATGGGATGGCGTAAAGGTTGAAAAAACAGATGCCGAGTGGAAAAAACAATTAACCACGATGCAATATTATGTTGCGCGTCAGGCAGGTACTGAAAGAGCTTTTAATAATGCTTACCACGATAATCATGAAGAAGGCACTTATTTTTGTGTTGGTTGCGGGATGCCATTATTTGATTCAAAACACAAATTTGATTCAGGCACCGGCTGGCCAAGTTTCTACGACCCGATTCAGGCAAAAAATGTTGCATTCGATGTTGACCATGAAATTGGTTACGAACGTAAAGAAGTGCATTGTGCCCGTTGCGGTTCACATTTAGGCCATGTATTTGATGATGCCATTGATCAGCCTACTGGTTTACGTTATTGTATTAATTCGGCTTCATTAATTTTCAAAAAAAGATAA
- a CDS encoding ABC transporter substrate-binding protein — translation MRNLFYISIIALLFISCKQKQSVVGQDDHGVVIPVLYAKGFTITQYKGYKEILVRNPLDTTKIMQRYRLVDDTQYNSNDASVMNITVPIHDLASLSTTHLGFIEALNVSDKLIAFSGTKYIYSTVIIALVESGKIKEVGIEGGLDMELLVQLQPDIVMSYQTGDESYDHFEKMKSMQLKPVVNNEYLELTPLGQAEWIKFIAVFFNLEDKAAGIFDSIANNYNQIKQQAAQVTTQPTVFTGLAYKNEWTVPGGKSFAANYLHDAGAKYIWSTDEKTGNFALSFEEIFSAAQKADYWLNVSSTLSLSQITELDIRNAYFDPFKNKKVYNNYARVNAMGGNDYWESAIVYPDRVLTDLVKIFHPELNLGTDYYYYIHLQ, via the coding sequence ATGCGTAATCTATTTTACATCAGCATAATAGCACTATTGTTTATTTCGTGTAAGCAAAAGCAATCTGTTGTGGGGCAAGATGATCATGGTGTGGTAATACCTGTATTATATGCTAAAGGATTTACTATTACGCAATATAAAGGTTACAAAGAGATACTTGTCCGCAATCCATTGGACACCACCAAAATTATGCAGCGTTATCGTTTGGTGGATGATACACAATATAATAGTAATGATGCTTCGGTTATGAATATTACGGTTCCTATTCATGATCTGGCAAGTCTTTCAACTACGCATCTTGGATTTATTGAGGCATTAAATGTAAGTGATAAACTTATTGCATTTAGTGGGACAAAATACATTTATAGTACCGTAATTATTGCATTGGTTGAATCCGGCAAAATAAAAGAAGTTGGTATTGAAGGTGGTTTAGATATGGAATTGCTCGTGCAATTGCAACCGGATATCGTAATGAGTTATCAGACCGGAGATGAAAGTTATGACCACTTCGAAAAAATGAAAAGTATGCAATTAAAGCCTGTCGTAAATAATGAATATCTTGAGCTCACACCACTTGGTCAGGCGGAATGGATAAAATTTATTGCTGTGTTTTTTAATTTGGAAGATAAAGCTGCAGGTATATTTGACAGCATTGCCAATAATTACAATCAGATTAAACAACAAGCGGCTCAGGTTACTACGCAGCCAACAGTATTTACCGGATTAGCATACAAAAATGAATGGACTGTTCCGGGTGGAAAAAGTTTTGCTGCAAATTATTTACATGATGCCGGAGCAAAATATATCTGGAGCACCGATGAAAAAACAGGCAATTTTGCATTGTCGTTTGAAGAGATTTTTTCTGCTGCACAAAAAGCGGATTACTGGTTAAATGTCAGTTCTACATTGAGCCTTTCACAAATTACCGAATTGGATATCCGCAATGCATACTTCGACCCATTTAAAAATAAAAAAGTTTACAATAATTACGCTCGTGTTAATGCTATGGGTGGAAATGATTATTGGGAAAGTGCAATTGTTTATCCCGATCGTGTATTAACCGACCTGGTTAAAATATTTCATCCTGAATTAAATTTGGGAACAGATTATTACTACTATATTCATTTACAATGA
- a CDS encoding ABC transporter ATP-binding protein, protein MADTTMISTKGLAVGYANKIILQDINLTVPQGSVLAVLGLNGSGKSTFLRSVAGLQKSLKGGIFLDEKLIQHYSEFERAKKMSLVLPGRGDMVQGMFVHELFSATRAAFNSGFGKLSGADIHIIEKIIADLKIERLVQKRLYQLSDGEAQMVFIARALIQDTPVILLDEPTSFLDVVHKVEIFSLLAALRKAGKTVVFTSHEIDIALQVADYCLMIGKNGQHVFGTQGDVVARGVVEELFQIDGVRFDRNSLRMEIDIR, encoded by the coding sequence ATGGCAGATACAACAATGATATCGACAAAGGGTTTAGCAGTAGGTTATGCAAATAAAATTATTTTGCAAGATATCAATTTGACTGTACCGCAAGGTTCCGTGCTTGCTGTTTTGGGATTAAATGGTTCGGGTAAATCAACATTTTTACGAAGTGTTGCAGGGTTGCAAAAAAGCTTAAAGGGTGGAATATTTTTAGATGAAAAATTGATTCAACATTATTCTGAATTTGAACGGGCAAAGAAAATGAGTCTGGTTTTGCCCGGAAGGGGAGATATGGTGCAGGGGATGTTTGTGCATGAATTATTTTCAGCTACACGTGCTGCATTTAATTCAGGGTTCGGGAAATTAAGTGGTGCAGATATTCATATCATTGAAAAAATAATTGCGGATTTAAAAATTGAACGATTGGTGCAAAAGCGTTTGTATCAGTTAAGTGATGGAGAAGCACAAATGGTGTTTATTGCACGCGCATTAATTCAGGATACGCCTGTTATCTTGCTGGATGAACCGACTTCGTTTTTAGATGTAGTGCACAAGGTGGAAATTTTTTCGTTGCTCGCGGCATTGCGCAAGGCGGGAAAAACGGTGGTGTTTACTTCGCATGAAATTGATATTGCGTTGCAGGTTGCGGATTATTGTTTGATGATTGGCAAAAACGGACAACATGTTTTTGGCACGCAGGGGGATGTGGTTGCAAGGGGAGTGGTGGAGGAATTGTTTCAGATAGATGGTGTGCGTTTCGATAGAAATAGTTTGCGGATGGAAATCGATATCCGGTAG
- a CDS encoding iron ABC transporter permease gives MSNYRHGLLFLVLSILMLLLFIADIFIGSVAISITDIFKVLFGNLPKDAPESIIILQSRLPKALTAVVAGCALPVAGLFMQTFFRNPVAGPDILGVSAGSSLFVAMVMLTVGSWFSMDVVNSFGIIIAAIVGALVVLIIILAVATRIRDSITLLIFGLMFGMAISAMVGVLQYYSSQGALKLFVMWTFGSLGGVTWSQLYMLSAIVFVGMCIAFTQAKSLNILLLGEDYARSLGVNIKRTQFIIILTTGILTGAITAFCGPIAFIGIAVPHLARMVFKVNNHFVIIPASILLGISILLVCDIIAQTPGNSGVLPLNSVTAFMGAPFIIYIIWKNQHIKRAF, from the coding sequence ATGAGCAACTATCGACACGGTTTGTTGTTTTTAGTGTTAAGCATTTTGATGCTGCTCCTATTTATTGCAGATATTTTTATTGGTTCAGTTGCCATTTCCATTACAGATATTTTTAAAGTATTGTTTGGCAATCTCCCCAAAGATGCACCTGAATCCATCATCATTTTACAATCGCGATTACCTAAAGCTTTAACTGCAGTTGTGGCAGGATGTGCATTACCGGTTGCAGGATTGTTTATGCAAACATTTTTTCGTAACCCTGTCGCAGGGCCAGATATACTCGGTGTTTCAGCGGGTTCGAGTTTATTTGTCGCCATGGTGATGTTAACCGTAGGTTCTTGGTTTTCGATGGATGTTGTTAATAGCTTCGGAATTATTATTGCTGCAATTGTAGGTGCATTAGTAGTATTAATAATAATATTGGCAGTTGCAACAAGAATAAGAGATAGTATCACCTTACTCATTTTCGGTTTAATGTTCGGGATGGCAATAAGTGCCATGGTTGGTGTATTACAATATTATAGCAGTCAGGGTGCATTAAAATTATTTGTAATGTGGACCTTCGGCAGTTTAGGTGGCGTAACCTGGTCGCAATTGTATATGCTTTCAGCAATTGTATTTGTCGGTATGTGTATTGCATTTACACAAGCTAAATCATTAAATATTTTATTATTGGGAGAAGATTATGCGCGTTCGCTTGGTGTAAATATTAAACGTACACAATTTATTATCATTCTCACCACAGGAATATTAACCGGTGCAATTACCGCATTTTGCGGACCAATTGCATTTATTGGTATTGCAGTGCCACATCTTGCCAGAATGGTGTTTAAAGTGAATAATCATTTTGTAATTATTCCGGCGAGCATTTTGTTAGGGATTAGTATTTTATTGGTGTGTGATATTATTGCACAAACGCCGGGAAATTCCGGTGTGTTGCCATTAAATTCGGTGACAGCATTTATGGGGGCACCATTTATCATTTATATCATTTGGAAAAATCAGCATATTAAACGCGCATTTTGA
- a CDS encoding T9SS type A sorting domain-containing protein: protein MMRKITFTFLAVIIAANVFAQAYVDRVLILNEGYFDYVTNEIITPVSIGAYDPATEIYTVLDEIENARFASDIKMDDAFYYVAADKFLNKYATTSDELIASVEIPGIRKIAVNDDYIVVTRGEYLVTLPSYIQIYDKSTLELVHAFDNVEMPYTTEGVVIKDNKAYVAVNNGFIFGSEVGKIAVIDLNTATIENTIELGADGINPDNIMIDGDNIYTLNNKDFTGSSVSTYKIASADLTTTNLINISAGCGTSAVFGGTIYYQEMFGTTLSKFDPTAATIIGEDEFGASFYGLAFDELNNYIYTSTTDYFSYGAVTIYDLSGNIIKTFDVSVSPGNFAFDVRLESGIEDVNPNAIVMYPNPATETISLNNSISAEAILIYDMTGNVVETIQQPAVGNMDINIANLPSGNYFVKAISGNLTYTGYFSKL from the coding sequence ATGATGAGGAAGATTACTTTTACTTTTTTAGCAGTGATTATTGCTGCAAATGTGTTCGCACAAGCGTATGTAGACCGCGTGCTCATACTCAATGAAGGTTATTTTGATTATGTAACCAATGAAATTATTACACCTGTTAGCATCGGCGCTTATGATCCGGCAACAGAAATTTACACTGTGTTGGATGAAATTGAAAATGCACGTTTTGCATCCGATATTAAAATGGATGATGCATTTTATTATGTTGCTGCTGATAAATTTTTAAATAAATATGCAACAACTTCAGATGAATTAATTGCATCTGTTGAAATTCCCGGTATTCGCAAAATTGCTGTTAACGATGATTATATTGTTGTTACACGCGGTGAATATCTGGTAACATTACCATCTTACATTCAAATTTATGATAAATCGACACTGGAATTAGTGCATGCATTCGACAATGTTGAAATGCCTTATACTACTGAAGGTGTGGTTATTAAAGATAATAAAGCTTATGTTGCCGTTAACAACGGATTTATTTTTGGCAGTGAAGTTGGTAAAATTGCAGTTATTGATTTAAATACTGCTACTATCGAAAATACAATTGAATTAGGTGCAGATGGTATTAATCCGGATAATATTATGATAGATGGTGATAATATTTACACCCTCAACAATAAAGATTTTACAGGAAGTTCTGTATCTACTTACAAAATTGCAAGTGCAGATTTAACTACCACCAACCTGATTAATATTTCTGCCGGATGTGGCACCTCTGCTGTGTTTGGTGGCACAATTTATTATCAGGAAATGTTTGGTACTACATTGAGCAAATTTGATCCGACTGCTGCAACCATTATTGGTGAAGATGAATTTGGTGCAAGTTTTTACGGACTGGCGTTTGATGAACTGAACAACTACATTTATACTTCTACAACCGATTATTTCAGCTATGGTGCTGTAACTATTTATGATTTATCCGGTAACATTATTAAAACATTTGATGTAAGTGTTTCTCCGGGCAATTTCGCTTTTGATGTGCGCCTTGAAAGTGGTATTGAAGATGTAAATCCGAATGCTATTGTAATGTATCCCAATCCTGCAACCGAAACAATTAGTTTGAATAACAGTATTTCGGCTGAAGCAATATTAATTTATGATATGACAGGTAATGTGGTTGAAACCATTCAACAACCTGCCGTTGGAAATATGGATATTAACATCGCCAACTTGCCTTCAGGTAATTATTTTGTAAAAGCGATTTCAGGCAACCTGACTTATACAGGATATTTTTCTAAATTATAA
- a CDS encoding methyltransferase domain-containing protein codes for MILYIIQKVPLFRKMYFNAIGRPFVGKKIRPLIPLLKKDTKILDLGSGNGLAAHLLKEKGFTITCVDIHEGQYHPSVKPIVYDGKTIPFPDKHFEAGIILTVLHHIDNPEAVIKEAARVCDRLIIMEDIYTNKVQQYLTYWLDSLANLFYSPCPHTNKNDKQWKATFQSMQMELVSVHYRYVLFIIKQAVYEVKCK; via the coding sequence TTGATTTTATATATCATTCAGAAAGTTCCGCTTTTCCGGAAAATGTATTTTAATGCAATCGGTCGACCGTTTGTAGGAAAAAAAATCAGGCCCCTAATTCCTTTATTAAAAAAGGATACCAAAATTCTCGATTTAGGTTCCGGTAATGGTTTGGCTGCACATTTATTAAAAGAAAAGGGATTCACCATTACTTGTGTAGATATTCATGAGGGTCAATATCATCCTTCAGTAAAACCAATTGTATATGATGGTAAAACAATTCCATTTCCGGACAAACATTTTGAAGCCGGAATAATTCTTACGGTTTTACATCATATCGATAATCCGGAAGCAGTTATTAAAGAGGCTGCGCGTGTATGCGATCGATTAATTATTATGGAAGATATTTATACAAATAAAGTGCAACAATATCTAACCTATTGGCTCGATTCATTAGCCAACCTCTTCTACTCCCCTTGTCCGCACACCAATAAAAATGATAAACAATGGAAAGCCACATTCCAATCAATGCAAATGGAATTAGTTTCTGTTCACTACAGATATGTACTCTTCATCATTAAGCAAGCCGTTTACGAAGTGAAATGTAAATAA
- a CDS encoding ATP-binding cassette domain-containing protein, with translation MITVNNVSLRYGKRILFDEVNLKFTKGNCYGIIGANGAGKSTFMKIISGEIEPTTGLIDITPGERMAVLKQNHFEFDQHSVIHTVMMGHKKLWTIMQEKDVLYAKPDFSEEDGIRVGELEAEFAEMNGWNAESDAAELLSNLGIKEDLHYEFMENLSGKEKVRVLLAQALYGNPDILLMDEPTNDLDIDTISWLENFLADYQNTVIVVSHDRHFLDAVCTHVADIDYGKITIFTGNYSFWYQSSQLMLQLMAQKNKKTEDKRKELQDFISRFSANASKAKQATSRKKALEKLNIEELRPSTRKYPGIFFTPERELGDQVLQVTNISKKIGDKKLFHNITFTAEKGDKIAIVSRDPLAKTNFFEIVAGEKEPDTGTYKWGVTVTNNYLPNENNTFFTGDLNLIDWLRQYSKDKDESFVRGFLGRMLFSGEESLKSCKVLSGGEKVRCMISRGMLLGGNALILDEPTNHLDMESITAFNNALQDFKGFVIFTSHDHQFMQTVANRIIEITPNGVIDKLMSYDEYITDEKVRELQAQMYPAEQLV, from the coding sequence ATGATTACTGTTAATAATGTTTCTCTCCGCTACGGCAAACGCATTTTATTTGATGAAGTAAATCTCAAGTTTACCAAAGGCAATTGTTATGGCATTATCGGTGCTAACGGAGCCGGTAAATCTACGTTTATGAAAATCATTTCGGGAGAAATTGAACCGACTACCGGTTTAATTGATATCACACCCGGTGAACGTATGGCGGTGTTGAAACAAAATCACTTTGAATTTGATCAACATTCAGTTATTCATACAGTTATGATGGGGCACAAAAAATTGTGGACCATCATGCAGGAAAAAGATGTGTTGTATGCGAAACCAGATTTTAGTGAAGAAGACGGTATTCGCGTTGGTGAATTAGAAGCAGAATTTGCTGAAATGAATGGCTGGAATGCCGAAAGTGATGCTGCAGAATTACTAAGTAATCTCGGTATAAAAGAAGATTTGCATTACGAATTCATGGAAAACCTGAGTGGTAAGGAAAAAGTGCGTGTTTTACTTGCTCAGGCATTATATGGCAATCCCGATATTTTATTAATGGATGAGCCTACCAACGATTTGGATATTGATACCATCAGTTGGTTAGAAAATTTCCTCGCCGATTATCAAAATACAGTTATCGTTGTTTCCCACGACAGGCACTTTTTAGATGCGGTTTGTACACACGTTGCAGATATTGATTATGGCAAGATTACCATTTTCACCGGTAACTATTCATTCTGGTATCAGTCATCACAATTGATGTTGCAATTGATGGCTCAGAAAAACAAAAAGACTGAAGATAAACGTAAAGAATTACAGGATTTCATTAGTCGATTCAGTGCAAATGCTTCAAAAGCAAAACAGGCAACATCTCGTAAAAAAGCACTCGAAAAATTAAATATTGAGGAGTTACGTCCATCAACCAGAAAATATCCGGGCATATTTTTTACACCTGAACGCGAATTGGGTGATCAGGTATTGCAGGTAACTAATATTTCGAAAAAAATCGGCGACAAAAAACTCTTTCACAATATTACATTTACTGCTGAAAAAGGCGATAAAATTGCAATTGTAAGTCGCGACCCGTTAGCGAAAACAAATTTCTTCGAAATAGTTGCAGGCGAAAAAGAACCGGACACAGGCACTTACAAATGGGGTGTTACAGTAACTAATAATTACCTGCCAAACGAAAATAATACCTTCTTCACCGGCGATTTAAATTTAATAGACTGGTTACGTCAATATTCAAAAGATAAAGACGAATCGTTTGTGCGCGGATTTTTAGGCCGCATGTTATTCAGTGGCGAAGAATCATTAAAAAGCTGTAAAGTATTATCAGGAGGTGAAAAAGTACGTTGTATGATTTCACGTGGTATGTTATTAGGCGGCAATGCGCTGATTTTAGATGAGCCTACCAACCACCTCGACATGGAGAGTATTACAGCGTTTAACAATGCCCTGCAGGACTTTAAAGGCTTCGTAATTTTCACTTCACATGATCATCAGTTTATGCAAACCGTTGCGAACAGAATTATTGAAATTACACCTAATGGTGTGATCGATAAATTAATGTCGTACGATGAATATATTACCGATGAAAAAGTGCGTGAATTACAGGCACAAATGTATCCGGCTGAGCAGTTGGTGTAA